agccagggtctgtagtgacacctttagCACTGACAtttagtgccttagaccgctgcaccacttgggagcccatgggagaaactccccaaatacagttgtgccaagcttgtagtgtcatactcgagactaattgctgccaaagatgcttatttactgagtaaagggtctgaatacttatgtaaatgtgatatttcagttttgtttttTCAGACAtttctcaaaacctgtttttgctttgtcattatggggtattgtgtgtagattgagggggggggacaattgaatccattttagaataaggctgtaatgtagcaaaatgtggaaaaagtaaaggggtctctAATCAGTCTTAGTTAACAAAATTCTAAACTTAATTAATTGCCCCAGCGGAGAACATACGCCATATTCTTTATCATTCTGTCAGtgccatttttgtttgtttttggacaGTAATTTCCTCCCAAGTTAAGTGGGTCTCATATTGCACATTTTTCCCATTATAAAGggtagtagaattgcatgaaatgtttataAAGGGCCAACTTTTTCCTGTGTGAAGAAATGTAGTCTCTGATATATCCTATAGTCTAGGCCTACTCTAAGACACTGCTTCGAACAGTGtgttccataatgcaattagtGGGAAAATAGCATTGTGAGCGGTTTCATGTGACATATGTAGATATCCTCTAAATAGGCCTATACAACAACTAGCATTGGTggctaataaactcagcaaaaaagaaacgtccccttttcaggaccccgtctttcaaagataattagtaaaaatccaaataacttcacagatcttcattgtaaagggtttaaacacgctCAATCCCTCCATCGGTGCTCAAACTGTCTGATAGAtgtgagaggctggactgagggcttgtaggcctgttgtaaggcaggtactcaccagacatcatcagcaaaaacgttgcctatgggcacaaacccaccgtcgctggaccagacaggactggcaaaaagtgctcttcactgacgagccgcggttttgtctcaccaggggtgatggtcggattcgcatttatcgtcaaaggaatgagcattacactgaggcctgtcctctggagcgggatcaatttggaggtggagggtccgtcatggtctggggcggtgtgtcacagcatcatcgactgagcttgtcattgcaggcaatctcaacgctgtgcgttacatggaagacatcctcctccctcatgtagtacccttcctgcaggctcatcctgacatgaccctccagcatgacaatgccaccagccatactgcttgttctgtgcgtgatttcctgcaagacagggatgtcagtgttctgctatggccagcaaagagcccgaatctcaatatcattgagcacgtctgggacctgttggatcggagggtgagggctagggccattccccccagaaatgtctgggaacttgcaggtgccttggtggaagagtggggtatcatctcacagcaataaccagcaaatctggtgcagtccatgaggagatgcactgcagtacttaatgcagctgatggctacaccagatactgactgttacttttgattttgacccccccccccctcctttgtttttgttcagggacacattattcaatatctgttagtcacatgtctgtggaacttgttcagtttatgcctgttgaatcttatgttcatacaatatttacacatgttaagtttgatgaaaataaacgcagttgacagtgcgaCAACGGTTCTTTTTTTCCCCCTGAGTTTATGACTTGGAGTGTATctttggcagtggtggaaaaaatatGCAATTGTCATACTTTGGTATAGATACCTTTTTTAATAGAACGTTTCTCAAGTGAAAGTCAGGGGTACACTCAAGCTCtcggacataatttacaaatgagtCTGCCTGATCAGAGGTGGTAGGGATGATTACGTGTTCTCTTGAAGTGtgtaaattggaccattttcataTACTGCTAAGTAACGAgtatgggtgtcagggaaaatgcatggagtaaaaagaacattattttctttaggaatgtagtgaaaagttaaataccccaaaaactacttaagtagtactttaaagtatttttacttaagtactttataccactggcctttggctactggacaaggatttgatttgaaaaccaatagaacataaAATAAAAAGTCTATTGatttcaatggcatatggaagtctttataaaattatTGCCTGCACATTTGGTTGGActttggctaggctactttgaagcaaggtaagacatgcctcatgtTGTGAAACCTtctggtttcaaacaattaagtatgcTTTtgaaatgcatactgcctccagctcattgcaaagtggtgacGCACTGAAGCCTGCCTAGTTGCCATGCATTTGAATGGGAAGCGTacttcaattaccagttgagagAAGGGGAAAAAAATGCTATTTTTAATCGTggacagtttaaaaaaaaaattaattatatatatactgctcaaaaaataaagggaacactaaaataacacatcctagatctgaatgaatgaaataatcttattaaatacttttttctttacatagttgaatgtgccgacaacaaaatcacacaaaaataatcaatggaaatccaatttatcaacccatggaggtctgtatttggagtcacactcaaaattaaagtggaaaaccacactacaggctgaaccaactttgatgtaatgtccttaaaacaagtcaaaatgaggctcagtagtgtgtgtggcctccacgtgcctgtatgacctccctacaacgcctgggcatgctcctgatgaggtggcggatggtctcctgagggatctcctcccagacctggactaaagcatcccccaactcttggacagtctgtggtgcaacgtggcgttggtggatggagcgagacatgatgtcccagatgtgctcaattggattcaggtctggggaacgggcgggtcagtccatagcatcaatgccttcctcttgcaggaactgctgacacactccagccacatgaggtctagcattgtcttgcattaggaggaacccagggccaaccgcaccagcatatggtctcacaaggggtctgaggatctcatctcggtacctaatggcagtcaggctacctctggcgagcacatggagggctgtgcggcccccccaaagaaatgccaccccacaccatgactgacccacgccaaaccggtcatgctggaggatgttctccacggcgtctccagactctgtcatgtctgtcacgtgctcagtgtgaacctgctttcatctatgaagagcacagggcgccagtggcgaatttgccaatcttggtgttctctggcaaatgccaaacgtcctgcacggtgttgggctgtacgcacaacccccacctgtggacgtcggggcctcataccaccctcatggagtctgtttctgaccgtttgagcagacacatgcacatttgtggcctgctggaggtcattttgcagggctctggcagtgctcctcctgctcctccttgcacaaaggcggaggtagcggtcctgctgctgggttgttgccctcctacggcctcctccacgtctcctgatgtactggcctgtctcctggtagcgcctccatgctctggacactacgctgacagacacagcaaaccttcttcccacagctcgcattgatgtgccatcctggatgagctgcactacctgagccacttgtgtgggttgtagactccgtctcatgctaccactagagtgaaagcaccgccagcattcaaagtgaccaaaacatcagccaggaagcataggaactgagaagtggtctgtggtccccacctgctgaaccactcctttattgggggtgtcttgcttattgcctataatttctacctgttgtctattccatttgcacaacagcatgtgaaatttattgtcaatcagtgttgcttcctaagtggacagtttgatttcacagaagtgtgattgacttggagttacattgtgttgtttaagtgttccctttatttttttgagccgtgtgtgtgtgtgttatatatatatatatctttttttaaaacTGTCCACGATTTAAAAATcgcatttttatttatatatataaaaaacgtttttttttatttttttttttacacacattGCCTTTACAATTGTTGCAAATTGATTGGGCTTATTAAAGCTGCTTGAGTTGTATCAGAAGCTCTCGCGCTACATTGACTGGTATTTCAATTAAAGAATAGGCTAAAATGCATTATTTcgtggctactgttagctagcatGAGGACAAAAACGGCAGTTCACTTAAAATTAGCAGTCGTTCAGTCTTATGTAGTAGGTGGGACAATGGGACAATTCTGAATACAATGCCATTTATAATCCCTTGATTTCCAAACCATATCTCATGCCGGCTCAGCTGTGTTAATCTAAGTAAAAGGCATTCCCAACTCTTTACTGTAGCGGAATGTATAACATTTAAataatctagctagctacatttctttTCTTTTTAGTTTCTTTTGATTTACACATTTTTTAAACTTTTGATCTAGTttcgttggtggagtttaaacacttgatcgaCGTATATATCAGTTAGTGTAATTGTCTTTAGGacagctgtttttagtcaagactTTCGTGTTTTTAACGTTAaatgttgtgtttgtgtatgtaagttgttttgtctgaaacactgttccccctgctgctattggaccaggtctctcttggaaaagagatgttatctcaatgagaaaaacctgtataaataaaggtaaaataaaaaatctagCTAAATGTTAGCGAATGTGATGGCTATCTGACAAATGCCTTTTTCTAACCTtatatagctagctaaagttagccagATAGCTAGCGAACATTACTGAAATTACTAACTAGCTACACATTTTTGTTGGTAAATAGAGCCAGCTAAATCAGATTTATTGACAGCAGAAGCTCAACAGACAGTGGCTGAGCCTTTGTTACATTGACTGCTAGCGAACTAGGTCCAATGTTGGACCCAGGGATGATTTCCCCAGCTAGCTGTCAACTGAAAGCAGTGACTTATAAATTAGCATCCCCACTGTGATTGACaactgatttttttcttctccacaTATAGCCTAGATGTTGCCATCTATGAAGCTAGGTCTATGTGTAAAAGGTTGTGTTGTCAATGTCAACAAGTTTTCTTCCATTTTTTTGTTCCAGTAAAGCGGGACATCCAGGAGAGCGATGAGGAGGCAGTGTGTGTCAAAGAGCAGAGCATCCTGGAGCTGGGTGGTCTGCTGGCTAAGACGGGCCAGGCTGCAGGTGACATATCCTTCCTCCGATTTCAGCTGGATAAGTGCTCATTCAGAGTAGACACATCACCTCTACTAGAGAATGATGCTTACTAGGCTTGTTACGATACCAATATTTTGCAAACAAAACAATACAATACCAAGTATCACGATACCGAGTAGTATCGCGATACCATGGCGGAAGAAAATCTGTGGCCTAGCATCCTGTTCGCCCCATCCCCCAAAAACCTGTCACGGAAATTCACACTTAAATTCAAATGTGTTGTATAGAGTAGAACTTCACACtgttcagtgtataatataatactGCATAGAATGGCTGATTTGCAAAGGCCTACCTGTGATTTGGCTGGAGGAATGGGAGGAAGGAAtatacatcagtggaggctgctgaagggaggatggctcataataatggctggaaagttgcaaatggaatggcatcgaacacattgaaaccatgtgtttgatgccattttcacgatcccgtcctccccaattaaggtgccaccaacctcctgggaTATACATACATAATggtctgcatgtcattgtgtcagtaaggggaaaacactgcatgaaACCTTTACTCTTCAgttaacactgacacacacaatccctcccttcctcacacacactgtctcactcacaaacacacacattgaaACTACTCCCAACTTTTAAAACATTAGGCACCAAACCGATTTTTAAGGAGCACCAAAAATAGATTTTTGATATAGTTTAGCCTTACATTAGGCCTATATGCGTCCTACCTTTTTGAAGCCCATTTCATGAGTAGCAGACCCTTTTTCTTCCTGTGCCAATCCAATTTGCCTAAACCTACTGTCAAGCTACCAGGTTGTTAGCTATCTAGGTAATATAACTGAACGTTGTTTGTTATCAAATCAATAATTTGCGACCTGGGATTAGATTAGAACGCCCCGTGACATGGATTGTGAAATTATATACAATCTCTGCGAATCCCGTTAGAAAGAAAAAAGGCATCTCCAGTAATAATGGGTTGTATTTGTTGAACTGTTTAGGCTGCAGACGAGCCTTTTCTTTGCTGTAAAGCTGCAAGCATGCCTGTCGCGAAGCGGTGCTCCATTTCCCCTCTCTGACACTGAGGCTGCATGACAGTGAACTTCAAAAGTCTACTCAGACTGGTCTGTGCTCTTGGTTATAAACAGGCGACGAAATGATATCAACATTGCTCACTTTGCGCGCTGCTCCAATGTAATACATGTACAGATCTAACAGAAGACTCATCAGGGTCTGGGTCTGCATCTCTGCTCTATCACGGTAAAATTCTATAACAAAAAAAaactgatggaggaatagatgtgAGTGAAAAGCGGGCGGAGAGAAGCAGGTGTGTGAGGTCCGGTAGGGTCTAGGGGATGGTGCTGGCTGATTACAGCTGCCACACGTGATGTGCGCATGAAATTGAAGTGGATATTATTAGACCTGCCCATACAAGAGACTAGTGGCTGTTGCTTCAATTCAACTGACTTTATTAACAATGCTGACTTTTATAAAGATTTTATAACAGGTTCTTTTGATCGGTAGGGCTGAAAAGGTCAGtagtatcatatgaaacggtactacgttattctaaaatgttggtaTCATGACGTTTTGGTACCATGATGGTACcggtataccgtgcaacactaaTACTGATTAGTGTTTTCATGATCTTCAGTATGGCTAGGAAACAAAACACGATGCGGACTAAATTGCTGACAAATGCTGTGGCAATTAACTTTTTCTATAATGTCGGTGAGAGTGACTGTGACAAGTTTCTCCTTGACGGTACGCAAGTTTGAGATTGATTACATTGCATGCGGACTGCCCAGAATGACttatctacaaatcaccttgcgtCCCAAATACCTAGTCGTTGTGATCAACATTAGGTTTTCTGCTCCTCACCTTGGCTTGCTTAAACTGATCCCCCTCCAACCTGCTGTCTGTGTCCCTCAGAGCTGGGCGGTCTCCTGAAGTATGTTCGGCCGTTCCTGAATTCCATCAGCAAGGCCAAGGCGGCGCGGCTGGTACGCTCGCTGCTGGACCTGTTTCTGGACATGGAGGCAGCTACAGGCCAGGAGGTGGAGCTGTGTCTGGAGTGCATCGAGTGGGCCAAGGCTGAGAAGAGGACATTCCTCAGACAGGCCCTGGAGGTGAGGAGCGGGAGAGGGGACCCCACTGGAAGGGAGCTGAGGGGGAGCACTGACATGAGGGGTTTGGTTTGCCTCACTAGATGGTTTACAGTGGATGGAGATCAAGCCTGTCTTAGGGTTCTTGAGTCTATTTCGCTGTATGTAGTGCTGCAGCCTTTGCTGCAAGGGCCATTGGTGGATCTTGACACATTTCAATTCTGGAATTAAGTTGAAATTCCAATTGAACAATTTTGATATTTTTCTTAAACTTGGACCTCTGGTGGTGATGACTATGTTAAAGATGGTTCCAGAGGTGGTGCTATCCTTGactttgtcttctctctctctccaggctcgtctcatctctctgtattttgacaCAAAGCGGTATCAGGAGGCGCTTCATCTAGGTGCGTTGATTTGCTTGTTTGTATAGAAACTGGAAATATTAATCACAGCAGAAAGAGCTGAATATGATTACAGTTGTTATTCCTAATAAGTGCACATCAGATACATGTTAACTCCGTTTTATACACGTCAGTTGACCAGTCCCAATTAAAGTACTTAGGCAGGGAATTATTTTTATCTGCCAACTCTGGCTTGGTGTACTCAttcatgtctccctccctccttccatccctctctccctcaggcaCCCAGCTACTTCAGGAGCTGAAGAAGATGGATGACAAGGCCCTGCTGGTGGAGGTGCAGCTGCTGGAGAGTAAGACGTACCACGGCCTCAGCAACCTGCCCAAGGCCCGTGCCGCCCTCACCTCTGCACGCACCACCGCCAACGGCATCTACTGCCCGCCCAAGCTACAGGCCGCCCTGGACATGCAGTCAGGTCTGCTACGCTCCATCCTCTTCCCCTACAACACCCACCACTAGTTCAGTCTTATGTCCACTGTATAGGAGTGACCTCtgccgttttttattttttatttctgaaCATTTTATCTGTGTCATTTTAAAGCATTTTACAGTGGTAGGAAATCAGCCAGCTCTTCCACATCCACCAAGCATAAAGGCGTGGATCCTAACTCGACATAGTTGTAGGTTGGCCTTTTCTGGTTGCGCAGAGGTGGCCATGCAGTGTTGTTGAGGTATTAAGTCCAGTTGTACATCTGATTTTCATTTTTACCTCATTGCACTCATCTGGTGCActgggtctaaatcagtccctgattagagagcAAGAATGACAATCAGCATTGCAACAGGATTTGAGGTGCAGATTTTAGTATCCCTGGTTGATGACCTCAACCTCCTACAGGGATCATCCATGCAGCAGAGGAGAAGGACTGGAAGACGGCCTACTCTTACTTCTACGAGGCCTTCGAAGGCTACGACTCCATCGACCACCCCAGAGCGATCACCGCTCTCAAATACATGCTGCTCTGCAAAATCATGCTCAACCTGTAAGCAGCTGAGCGCTCAACTCTGTGTTGTGTTATCATGATCGACGTGTAATCACGATATACTTACGCAATATATAACTTTCGAATTTGAGTAAATATGCAGCACAACAGTTAGTTATGGAGTTGGTTATGTGTAGATGATAAGAGCTTTAGAGGAAAGTTGATGTCTTGGATGAGTAACCTGTTGTCTTGTAGTCCTGAGGAGGTCCAAGGTCTTGTCAGTGGAAAGCTAGCCCTGCGGCACGCCGGGAGACAGACGGACTCTCTGAAATGCGTGGCGCAAGCCAGCAAGAACCGGTCGCTGGAGAATTTTGAAAAGGTAAGAGCATGTCGAGTGAACTGAATAACATCGATGAACAGATGCAATTTTTTCGGTTGCTGTTTTTATCCCTATGCGTTGTTTATCCCCTATTGTAGGTTCCGCAACACCTGTTTTACATCTTTACTTTCTCCCCTCCCATCTATATCCTTCTATTTGACCCATTTCTCACCTctattcccccccccctctctccaggcCCTGACAGAGTACAGAGGTGAGTTGAGAGATGACCCCATCATAAGCACACACTTGACCACGCTCTATGACAACCTGCTTGAACAGAACCTGATCCGTGTCATCGAGCCTTTCTCCAGGGTACAGGTGAGCTTACAGCTGAGCGTTTTGTGGAGGGTGGGGGCATGCTTttcagtccaggactaggcttttTTTTGTTCTTGTAAAATTCCTTAAGAATTCATGAAGTCTGTAAAAACCCGAATTTCTGtgttttttaaaaaaaagtagtAGGCTTGAAAGAGAGCGACTCTCCGTTTTGGGCCAATCTGTGACCCACTAGCACCTCCCTCGGTAAGAGGGGAATGAGGCAACCTCAGTTACACCCAAGGGAACTTTATTGCtgtacacactcacagcagacaggGAATAGTAATGGGAAGGATGTGGATCTGTAAGATAAGCAGTAATGAATAGGCTGTACAAAATTAGCATAGCATGAATCCAATACATTAGCACAGCAAGAGCACTGGTAAGGACTGTATACATCTAAAGAACTGTATAGGTCTAGGCTATATAAGCAAACAATTATCATTAACTACTACCAACAGTAAAtagtaagcacacacacacacgttagaacAATAACAACAACTCAGTTCTGCTCGAACTCTATCCCACAAGTCCACTCAGAGGAGTGAACAGACACTGGCCTGTACAGTCAGAGGAGTTGTCAGGTGTCCTGCCCCCTAACAATGTACCCCTTAGCAACCCAGGTCATGTGTTCGACAGGCCAGTTTATTGTACTCCTAGGGTCGTGGGGGTTGGGGAGTGGAGTGTGCAGCTTGAAAGGGATGTGAGATGCTGATAAGTCACTGGCAGGGAATTCATAAGGCTATTTGTGAAAGGCTAGTATTTGTTTGGCTTTGTTCAGCTTGGATTTTTCGTCTTGTAAAATTCTTTACAAATCCTTAGTCTGAAGTTCAAGTTGCTCTCTTTCTAAAAGTGTCTATTTGTTTTGCATTGTTGAGCTTGTGTTCCAGAACACTGACAAGTGTTGTTCTGTCTCCCCACAGATAGAACACATTTCCACCCTCATAAAACTCTCCAAGGTAAGTCATCGCTTAttacatattatttatattttgccTTGCCTGTTTCCTTTCTTAAAATGTTGCTCTGTTGACTGAAGCAGTAATGTCGAAGAAGAAATAAATATATCAAGCATTGGTGTTCTTTTTACCCCAttcatggtgtgtgtttatctgtatgTCGATTTGGTTTCTTCACTTCTACACAGGGAGATGTCGAGAGGAAGTTGTCACAGATGATTCTAGACACAAAATTTCACGGTAGGTGTCTATGATAGTGAAAAATGTGAACACATACACTTCTATGTagttatttggacagtgaagctaaaactcgCCGACCAATCTAAAAGTTTTACTTTTCAAATAAATACATGGGGGAGTTTAAATCCAGATTTCCTCCTCCCGTCATATTAGTCCCATAGTTGTTGGTAAAATGTAATAATTAACTTCAAGTTCAAAACATTTTTTAGGTCTTTTTTTGTTGCCTTTATGTACCTACTTGAAactatccctccacctctctctctaggtaTTTTGGACCAAGGCGAAGGTGTGCTGATCATCTTCGATGAGCCTGCAGTAGACACAACGTATGAGGTGGCCCTGGAGACCATTCAGAACATGAGCAAAGTGGTGGACTCACTCTACAACAAAGCCAAGAAGCTCACATAGGTCAGTCTGTCCCATGAGCCCACTAGCAGAATTGGAGTGATATAGaataaatgtacagtaccagtacaagacacctacttattcaagggtttttcttgattttgactattttctacattgtagaataatagtgaagacatcaaaactgttaattaacacatatggaatcgtgtagtaactaaaaaagtgataaacaaatcaaaatatatcttgtttcttcaaagtagccaacctttgccttgatgacagctttggacactcttggcattctctcaaccagcttcacctagaatgcttttccatcagtcttgagggagttcccacaaatgctgagcacttgttggctgatttttctttcactctgcggtccaactcatcccaaaccatctcaattgggttgaggtcggtttattgtggaggccaagtcatctgatgcagctctccatcactctctttcttgctcaaatagcccttacacagcctggaggtgtgttgggtcattgtcctgttgaaaaacaaatgatagtccctctaaggcccaaaccagatgggatgggggatcactgcagaatgctgtggtagccatgctggttaagtgtgccttgaattctaaatgcgtcacagacagtgtcaacagcaaagcaccttcATACTTCACGGTGGGACCCACACATGCAGACATCATCCGTTCacgtactctgcgtctcacaaaggcacggcagttggaaccaaaaatctgaaatttggactcgtcagtccaaaggacagatttccaccggtcttgtgtccattgctcgtgtttcttggcccaagcaagtctctt
Above is a window of Salmo salar chromosome ssa03, Ssal_v3.1, whole genome shotgun sequence DNA encoding:
- the LOC106600937 gene encoding 26S proteasome non-ATPase regulatory subunit 11 isoform X1, translating into MAAAAVAEFQRAQSLLSSDRNASIDILHSIVKRDIQESDEEAVCVKEQSILELGGLLAKTGQAAELGGLLKYVRPFLNSISKAKAARLVRSLLDLFLDMEAATGQEVELCLECIEWAKAEKRTFLRQALEARLISLYFDTKRYQEALHLGTQLLQELKKMDDKALLVEVQLLESKTYHGLSNLPKARAALTSARTTANGIYCPPKLQAALDMQSGIIHAAEEKDWKTAYSYFYEAFEGYDSIDHPRAITALKYMLLCKIMLNLPEEVQGLVSGKLALRHAGRQTDSLKCVAQASKNRSLENFEKALTEYRGELRDDPIISTHLTTLYDNLLEQNLIRVIEPFSRVQIEHISTLIKLSKGDVERKLSQMILDTKFHGILDQGEGVLIIFDEPAVDTTYEVALETIQNMSKVVDSLYNKAKKLT
- the LOC106600937 gene encoding 26S proteasome non-ATPase regulatory subunit 11A isoform X2, whose translation is MRSGERGAQSQWLGIQDVKRDIQESDEEAVCVKEQSILELGGLLAKTGQAAELGGLLKYVRPFLNSISKAKAARLVRSLLDLFLDMEAATGQEVELCLECIEWAKAEKRTFLRQALEARLISLYFDTKRYQEALHLGTQLLQELKKMDDKALLVEVQLLESKTYHGLSNLPKARAALTSARTTANGIYCPPKLQAALDMQSGIIHAAEEKDWKTAYSYFYEAFEGYDSIDHPRAITALKYMLLCKIMLNLPEEVQGLVSGKLALRHAGRQTDSLKCVAQASKNRSLENFEKALTEYRGELRDDPIISTHLTTLYDNLLEQNLIRVIEPFSRVQIEHISTLIKLSKGDVERKLSQMILDTKFHGILDQGEGVLIIFDEPAVDTTYEVALETIQNMSKVVDSLYNKAKKLT